A stretch of DNA from Agrobacterium tumefaciens:
GCAGTGGAAAACGCAATGAGCTAACGCGGCAGCTACCTGCCCGCAAGAGCGGACGCGGCATCCACCGACCTGTTGCAGGGCAGACAGCGGTCTGCCCACGTGAATCAGCGCATCAATCCATCTTGCACCCCAATGGGTCGGAAGCGTACGTTGGCATAACGTCAGCCCCTCCGTGGTGGCGAGGACGGCGCGACCGAGCTTGTCGGGACGGTTCTCGAATTTCCCGATCGAGCCGCTGAACGCCGCGGCCGGAACGTTTGCGGGCATCGCCCTGTTAGATTGGCCGAGACCGATGTCATCGACCGGCTCCATCGAGGATGCATTGAATGCGACAACGACCAGCAGATCCTCGGTATCGCTCGCATTTTCGAGGAAATGGCCTTGCGGTGAGAAGATCATTTCGGCCTTGGTTGCGCCGACCTGGGACTGACATGAGCTGCGATACACAATCGTCAGCGCATAGGTCGCCACGTCGGCATTTTTTGCTGAACGACGGTGAGATTAGCTGACGTTACGAAGGCGGAGCACACGCGGCCCCGCCTCCTCGTCGAGATCAGAACTGCTGTGCGGTCGGCCGGATGACGATCGCGTTGACGTCGACGTCATCAGGTTGTTCTACAGCGAACGCAATAGCGCGCGCCACCGCCGCCGCCGGGATGGCCTGCTTGTAGAAGTCGAGTACCGTCTCGGCAGCCGTGCCAGACGTCGTGAACTTCAAGTCGCTTTCGACGGCTCCAGGCTCGATCGACGTGACACGGACCTTTTCACCCACCTCCTGGCGCAGGCCCTCGCTGATCGCGCTGACGGCGAACTTGGTGCCGGAATAAACCGTGCCGCCCGGTGCGAAGACCTTGATGCCCGCAACCGAGCTCAGGTTGATGATGTGACCGCTGCCCTGCTCGAGGAAGCCGGGAAGGGTCGCCGCGATGCCGTAGAGCGTACCCTTTAGATTAACGTCGATCATCTGGTCCCACTCGTCGGTGTTGACCTCGGCCATCGGACGGATCGGCATCAGCCCGGCGTTGTTGATCAGCACATCGAGGCGGCCGAAGTCGGCAATGACTGCAGCGACGACGGACTGGACCGCCGACTTGTCGGTGACGTCGAGCGCGTAGCTACGCGCCGCGCCGCCGCTTGCGGCGATTTCCGCGACAACCTCGTCGAGCCTGTCCTTGCGCCGCGCGGCGATGGCCACCTTCGCGCCGCGTTCAGCGAGAAGACGCGCGGTTTCTGCGCCGATGCCGGTGCTGCCGCCGGTGATGAGAACGACCTTGTCTTTGATACCCTTTGTCATGATTGTGTTCCTTCAATTCACATGTTGATTTTTCGCCGGATCGCGGCTCCGCCTTAGCGGTAGTCGCGTGGATGAATGAGGCCCATCAGGCCCACGCGGAGAGCAGGTGTCAACAGGCCGATCAACCGCAGATCCTCGGTACAGAACGGCTGTGCGCGCAGCGCCGATCCCACCCATTCCTTAAGCTTGCCCATGGCACCATCCTCAGGTCGCTGAGACGGGGTTGAGGACGAACGCGGCGCGCTCGGCCAGATCGCCGATCTGAGAGAGGTAGTTCTGGAAGTGGGGCGTCTCGCGGTGGGCGGCGACCGCATCCGCGTCCGCGTACAGCTCGTCGAGCACGAAACGATTCGGATCGCTCTGATCCTGCCACAAATCGTAGCGCAGGTTGCCCGGCTCGGCACGGCTCGGTTTTAGCATGGCGTCTAGCAGAGCGCTCAGGCGGTCGACGGTATCCGCACGGGCGGTGAGGACGGCGACGATCTTCACGTTGGCGGTCATGGCATCGTTCC
This window harbors:
- a CDS encoding SDR family oxidoreductase, with the protein product MTKGIKDKVVLITGGSTGIGAETARLLAERGAKVAIAARRKDRLDEVVAEIAASGGAARSYALDVTDKSAVQSVVAAVIADFGRLDVLINNAGLMPIRPMAEVNTDEWDQMIDVNLKGTLYGIAATLPGFLEQGSGHIINLSSVAGIKVFAPGGTVYSGTKFAVSAISEGLRQEVGEKVRVTSIEPGAVESDLKFTTSGTAAETVLDFYKQAIPAAAVARAIAFAVEQPDDVDVNAIVIRPTAQQF
- a CDS encoding putative quinol monooxygenase, whose translation is MTANVKIVAVLTARADTVDRLSALLDAMLKPSRAEPGNLRYDLWQDQSDPNRFVLDELYADADAVAAHRETPHFQNYLSQIGDLAERAAFVLNPVSAT